One Campylobacter concisus DNA window includes the following coding sequences:
- the xseA gene encoding exodeoxyribonuclease VII large subunit — MLSVSELNEKAKALLEATLDYVEVSGEISRLTKHASGHWYFTLKDEKSSISAVMYRMNNQKVKFLPKEGLKVKIYGKVTIYSPSGSYQLVASAMLPDGEGELELVFRQLKEKLENEGLFDVGAKKEIPNLPKKIALVTSATSAALQDMLKVVRSRWRLSEIYIFDALTQGESAPSSLIKALRRADKYGVDVIVLARGGGSKEDLWCFNDEGLAREIYATKTPVISAIGHEIDYVISDFVADRRSLTPSAAMLDLLPDEEAFFQYLDRLSDDLDSALNLKITKKQNLLNLLLSKFSSNALKARIELKFSEVANKQNALTNVVQRKILLLGSALGSLEKAYEMRELFFESTKGLIEVRKDGKRADLRDLNLNDEIELISQNTHKKAIIKE; from the coding sequence ATGCTTAGCGTATCTGAGCTAAACGAAAAAGCAAAGGCGCTGCTTGAGGCAACCCTTGACTACGTCGAGGTAAGTGGCGAAATTTCGCGCCTTACTAAGCACGCCTCTGGGCACTGGTACTTCACGCTAAAAGACGAAAAGTCAAGCATCTCAGCCGTTATGTATCGCATGAACAACCAAAAGGTGAAATTCTTGCCAAAAGAGGGACTAAAAGTAAAAATTTATGGCAAAGTGACCATTTATTCGCCAAGTGGGTCGTATCAGCTAGTGGCTAGCGCGATGCTGCCTGATGGCGAGGGCGAGCTTGAGCTTGTGTTTAGACAGCTTAAAGAAAAGCTCGAAAACGAGGGACTTTTTGACGTAGGCGCAAAAAAAGAGATACCAAATTTACCTAAGAAAATAGCCCTTGTCACAAGCGCCACTTCAGCCGCACTTCAGGATATGCTAAAGGTGGTAAGAAGCCGCTGGAGGCTAAGTGAAATTTATATATTTGACGCGCTAACTCAGGGCGAAAGTGCTCCAAGCTCGCTCATAAAAGCTTTGCGCAGAGCCGATAAATACGGTGTCGATGTGATCGTTTTGGCTAGAGGAGGTGGTAGCAAAGAGGATCTTTGGTGCTTTAACGATGAGGGCTTGGCACGTGAAATTTACGCTACAAAAACGCCAGTCATAAGCGCTATCGGGCATGAGATCGACTATGTTATAAGTGACTTTGTGGCAGACCGCAGATCTCTTACGCCAAGTGCAGCCATGCTAGATCTGTTGCCTGATGAAGAGGCGTTTTTCCAGTATCTTGATAGGCTCAGCGACGATCTTGATAGCGCCTTAAATTTAAAGATCACAAAGAAGCAAAATCTGCTAAATTTACTACTTTCTAAATTTTCATCAAACGCTCTAAAAGCTAGGATCGAGCTAAAATTTAGCGAGGTGGCAAACAAGCAAAACGCCCTAACTAACGTCGTGCAAAGAAAGATCTTGCTTCTTGGCTCAGCTCTTGGCTCGCTAGAGAAGGCTTATGAGATGAGGGAGCTCTTTTTTGAGAGCACAAAGGGGCTTATCGAGGTTAGAAAAGATGGTAAGAGAGCCGATCTTAGGGATTTAAATTTAAATGATGAGATCGAGCTTATCTCGCAAAATACACATAAAAAAGCAATTATCAAGGAGTAA
- the serC gene encoding phosphoserine transaminase: MSRKINFSAGPSAIPLDVLEHAKAEFTDYRGEGYSIMEISHRSKTFEEIHFGAMEKIRKLYGIGDEYEILFLQGGAHLQFSMIPMNLYQGGRAEYANTGVWTNKAIKEAKVLGVNVDVVASSEDENFSYIPDVKFSDDADYAYICSNNTIYGTQYKAMPKTKSPLVVDASSDFFARPLDFSSIGLLYGGAQKNAGPSGVTIVILRKDLVDRVSSQNVPMFLRYKTHVEANSLYNTPPTFGIYLLNLTMQHLLDLGGLAEVEKINAKKASTLYSIIDSSNGFYVGHAKKSSRSDMNVSFTIPKDHALEPVFVEEALKEGMLGLKGHRHLGGIRASIYNAVSQSDVEKLGEFMREFARKHG, translated from the coding sequence ATGAGTAGAAAAATCAACTTTAGCGCAGGCCCAAGCGCGATACCACTAGACGTTTTAGAGCATGCAAAGGCCGAATTTACCGACTATAGAGGCGAGGGCTACTCGATCATGGAGATCAGCCACAGAAGCAAGACCTTTGAGGAGATCCACTTTGGCGCGATGGAGAAGATAAGAAAGCTTTACGGCATCGGCGATGAGTATGAAATTTTATTTTTGCAAGGCGGCGCACACTTGCAATTTAGCATGATACCGATGAATTTATATCAAGGTGGCAGGGCCGAGTACGCAAACACCGGCGTTTGGACAAACAAAGCCATCAAAGAGGCAAAAGTGCTTGGCGTAAACGTAGATGTCGTCGCAAGTAGTGAAGATGAAAATTTCTCTTACATCCCTGATGTAAAATTTAGTGACGATGCCGACTACGCCTACATCTGCTCAAATAATACGATTTATGGCACACAGTATAAGGCTATGCCAAAGACAAAATCTCCCCTAGTTGTTGATGCTTCGAGTGATTTTTTCGCTAGACCGCTTGATTTTAGTAGTATTGGTTTGCTTTACGGTGGCGCTCAGAAAAATGCAGGCCCAAGCGGCGTGACTATCGTCATTTTAAGAAAAGACCTAGTTGATCGCGTGAGCAGCCAAAATGTCCCTATGTTTTTGCGCTACAAAACGCACGTAGAGGCAAACTCACTTTACAACACACCGCCAACTTTTGGAATTTATCTTTTAAATTTAACTATGCAGCACCTGCTAGATCTTGGCGGACTTGCCGAGGTTGAGAAGATAAATGCCAAAAAAGCAAGCACGCTTTATAGCATCATAGACAGCTCAAATGGCTTTTACGTGGGGCACGCTAAAAAATCAAGTAGGTCAGATATGAACGTGAGCTTTACGATACCAAAAGATCATGCGCTTGAGCCAGTTTTTGTCGAAGAAGCGCTAAAAGAGGGCATGCTAGGACTAAAAGGTCACAGACATCTTGGCGGCATAAGAGCCTCTATCTACAACGCCGTTAGCCAAAGTGACGTTGAGAAACTTGGCGAGTTCATGAGAGAATTTGCTAGAAAGCACGGCTGA
- a CDS encoding class I SAM-dependent methyltransferase translates to MNKAKKAYDEIPYFSAAFSDCSPVRIEAVAKFLGLKAASLKEARVLELGSSYGGNILPFAISHKNAKVVGIDISSHQVVEGNKVAKQIGLENFTLLERNFLHMNESDIKELGKFDYIIAHGVYSWVSPNVRDALLATIKALLSKDGIAYVSYNTYPGWKSLDILRDFMLFVSSGNDSKEALARVKSELNFLQDYLKFSLQSQSDVVYKDSMKLLLTQLNFLQGIIAKGNDYYILHDFLEASNEPIYFHKFAKHINKHGLCYVIDASLNDIFASSTGIYRFDAHIEQNYNSRIKKEQLNDFLFNRSFRKSLIAHKERLGGAEDFEAVLGESELDKIYFAYFSEQPRTKTQEILSKAYPQSLNLSEVKAVLGENANEAFVGLLEILNDQNTKISSSKLAALTYEPCKTRLKPRTAAYLEYFLNASSPVISLANELNGKLNLSHEEIKAALKFDGKASLKDIAKSVNLSKDELDKLAFKLSEAYFFEEI, encoded by the coding sequence ATGAACAAGGCAAAAAAAGCTTACGACGAAATTCCTTATTTCTCGGCCGCATTTAGCGACTGCTCGCCAGTTAGGATAGAAGCGGTTGCTAAATTTCTGGGGCTTAAAGCAGCTAGCCTAAAAGAGGCTAGAGTGCTTGAGCTTGGCTCATCATATGGCGGTAATATCTTGCCATTTGCCATTTCACATAAAAATGCAAAAGTCGTTGGTATCGACATCTCAAGCCATCAAGTGGTTGAGGGTAACAAGGTAGCAAAGCAGATAGGTTTAGAAAATTTTACTTTGCTCGAGCGAAATTTTTTGCACATGAACGAAAGCGATATAAAAGAGCTTGGGAAATTTGACTATATTATCGCTCATGGCGTTTATAGCTGGGTGAGTCCAAATGTAAGAGATGCGTTGCTTGCCACGATTAAAGCACTACTTAGCAAGGATGGCATCGCTTATGTTTCGTATAATACCTATCCTGGCTGGAAGAGCCTTGATATTTTAAGAGATTTTATGCTTTTTGTAAGCTCAGGCAACGACAGCAAAGAAGCACTTGCTCGCGTAAAAAGCGAGTTAAATTTTTTACAGGATTATTTGAAATTTAGCCTGCAAAGCCAAAGCGATGTCGTATACAAAGATAGCATGAAGCTTCTTCTAACGCAGCTAAATTTCTTACAAGGCATCATCGCAAAGGGTAATGATTATTATATATTGCATGATTTTTTAGAGGCTAGCAACGAGCCAATCTACTTTCATAAATTTGCTAAGCATATCAACAAACACGGACTTTGCTACGTAATAGATGCTTCGCTAAATGACATCTTTGCAAGCTCGACTGGAATTTATCGCTTTGATGCACATATCGAGCAAAATTACAACTCTCGCATCAAAAAAGAGCAACTAAACGATTTTTTATTTAATAGATCATTTAGAAAAAGCCTCATCGCTCACAAGGAGAGGCTTGGCGGTGCTGAGGACTTTGAAGCGGTACTTGGAGAGAGCGAGCTTGATAAGATTTATTTTGCATATTTTAGCGAGCAGCCAAGGACAAAAACGCAAGAAATTTTAAGCAAAGCCTATCCACAAAGCTTAAATTTAAGCGAAGTAAAGGCGGTACTTGGCGAGAATGCAAATGAAGCTTTTGTAGGACTACTTGAAATTTTAAACGATCAAAACACTAAAATTTCTTCTTCAAAACTTGCAGCACTTACCTATGAGCCTTGCAAAACTAGACTAAAGCCTAGAACTGCTGCGTATCTGGAGTATTTTTTAAACGCTAGCTCACCAGTTATCTCTTTGGCAAATGAGCTAAATGGCAAGCTAAACTTAAGCCATGAAGAGATCAAGGCCGCTTTAAAATTTGATGGTAAAGCTAGTTTAAAAGATATCGCAAAGAGCGTAAATTTAAGTAAAGACGAACTAGATAAGCTTGCTTTTAAATTAAGCGAAGCCTACTTTTTTGAAGAAATTTAA
- a CDS encoding sulfite exporter TauE/SafE family protein, with protein MLFVELFIIGIGVGYIAGFFGIGGGTVVVPIMVAFGYDIKTAIGISVMQMIFSATFGSYLNYKAGLLKLDRGVVLGLGGLVGASFSGIIVSHAPALLLESMLLATFVFSLIKLYFSPNSDGSNANNSLFLLFLVGVFVGVFAISIGIGGGVFIAPILVGFLRYELKKAVSMGVFFVMFAAIAGFTSLSLNGHISYAEGTFLGLGSLIGAYFGTKKTQHTDKKTLKKWFLLFYIAMIILILKDMIFG; from the coding sequence ATGCTTTTTGTTGAACTTTTTATAATCGGTATAGGCGTTGGCTATATCGCTGGCTTTTTTGGCATTGGTGGCGGCACAGTCGTTGTTCCTATAATGGTCGCCTTTGGATATGACATAAAAACCGCTATTGGCATAAGCGTTATGCAAATGATATTTAGTGCAACTTTTGGCTCGTATCTAAACTACAAAGCTGGACTTTTAAAGCTAGATCGTGGCGTGGTTTTGGGGCTTGGAGGTTTGGTTGGAGCCAGCTTTAGTGGCATCATCGTATCGCACGCACCTGCACTCTTGCTTGAGTCTATGCTACTTGCAACATTTGTCTTTTCGCTTATAAAACTATACTTTTCACCAAACAGCGACGGCTCAAATGCGAATAATTCGCTCTTTTTGCTATTTTTAGTTGGCGTTTTTGTTGGCGTTTTTGCCATTAGCATCGGCATCGGCGGAGGTGTCTTTATCGCTCCTATCTTGGTTGGCTTTTTGCGTTATGAGCTGAAAAAAGCAGTCTCAATGGGCGTGTTTTTCGTTATGTTTGCAGCCATTGCCGGCTTCACCTCACTCTCACTAAATGGTCACATCTCATACGCTGAGGGCACATTTTTAGGTCTTGGCTCGCTAATAGGCGCATACTTTGGCACCAAAAAGACGCAACATACCGACAAAAAAACACTTAAAAAATGGTTTTTACTCTTTTATATAGCGATGATTATTCTAATCTTAAAAGATATGATATTTGGCTAA
- a CDS encoding anthranilate synthase component I family protein, translating into MLLEQPLFYYEVIREKFKNSYLAEDKTQTIIGIDCEYIDEEDMDFYGLRSYFDTNRNRSLAPFAGLFGVFAYDGVRYFEYIGEEKAKKYEFPKFIYADAKAYLHFDKMSKIYTFYGDKNKYYDFLLDAKVECKSKEQSKFSIKTDLSKEKKHFEDMVELAKEYIRSGDVFQVVLGELLEISTNMSSLEFYKKLSLTNPSPYMFHFPTPYGDVVGSSPELVFEMKSEQIFVAPIAGTRPRGSDANADAALENELLSDEKELAEHKMLIDLARNDIGRVSESKSVSVKNAMHIQKYEKVIHIVSDVYGKCTKGLDLFDVLASIFPAGTLSGAPKIRAMQIINELEISERNIYGGGIGFLHFNGDAQVAILIRSAIFVPGENGFSNVFVGAGAGIVYDSKSEREYAEICHKRASVLNVFKNNAKEF; encoded by the coding sequence ATGCTCTTAGAACAACCACTGTTTTATTATGAAGTGATTAGAGAAAAATTTAAAAATAGCTACCTAGCCGAGGATAAGACGCAAACAATTATAGGCATTGATTGCGAATACATCGATGAAGAGGATATGGATTTTTATGGGCTTAGAAGTTATTTTGATACTAATCGTAACAGATCGCTCGCACCTTTTGCGGGACTTTTTGGCGTTTTTGCTTATGATGGTGTGAGATATTTTGAATATATCGGAGAAGAGAAAGCTAAAAAGTATGAATTTCCAAAATTTATCTATGCCGATGCAAAGGCCTATCTGCACTTTGATAAGATGAGTAAAATTTATACATTTTATGGAGATAAGAATAAATATTATGACTTTTTGCTTGATGCGAAAGTTGAATGCAAAAGCAAAGAGCAGAGTAAATTTAGTATAAAAACTGATCTTAGTAAAGAAAAGAAACACTTTGAGGATATGGTTGAGTTAGCAAAAGAGTATATAAGAAGCGGCGATGTCTTTCAGGTGGTGCTTGGTGAATTGCTTGAAATTTCAACGAATATGAGCAGTTTGGAATTTTATAAAAAGCTCTCACTTACAAATCCAAGCCCATATATGTTTCATTTTCCTACACCTTATGGCGATGTGGTTGGCTCTTCGCCAGAGCTTGTTTTTGAGATGAAAAGTGAGCAAATTTTTGTGGCACCAATTGCGGGCACAAGGCCTAGAGGAAGCGATGCAAATGCAGATGCGGCACTTGAAAATGAGCTATTAAGTGACGAAAAGGAGCTGGCTGAACACAAAATGCTAATCGATCTTGCCAGAAATGACATCGGCAGGGTTTCAGAATCAAAAAGTGTATCCGTAAAAAATGCTATGCATATCCAAAAATATGAAAAAGTAATTCATATCGTAAGCGATGTCTATGGCAAATGCACCAAAGGGCTTGATCTTTTTGACGTCTTAGCTAGCATTTTTCCGGCTGGCACACTAAGCGGAGCCCCAAAAATAAGAGCTATGCAGATAATCAATGAGCTTGAAATTTCTGAGCGAAATATTTATGGCGGCGGCATTGGATTTTTACATTTTAATGGCGATGCTCAGGTTGCTATTCTTATTCGCTCAGCCATATTTGTGCCAGGTGAAAATGGATTTAGTAATGTATTTGTGGGGGCTGGAGCTGGTATAGTTTACGACTCAAAGAGCGAAAGAGAATATGCTGAAATTTGCCATAAGCGGGCAAGCGTGCTAAATGTATTTAAAAATAACGCAAAAGAGTTTTAA